The Aptenodytes patagonicus chromosome 10, bAptPat1.pri.cur, whole genome shotgun sequence genome includes a region encoding these proteins:
- the FSD2 gene encoding fibronectin type III and SPRY domain-containing protein 2 isoform X1, producing the protein MSSRSGSTREYETSYQSPSHSASPPVPESSEAEGLIFYHMDLYGSKERFDIFPEEPSGQEDRSLGDTRKESALSSEKFQRSQEAGYDLEKEVAELAKMYGLDEDREKELELLGGHLEMVESRWPPARTEKAGSQGSIYNASKSSSPVKDQSQSTKQQGFPGEASQDEDQSKARAEDEAERHTWSREGLSSGGMSDEWSSQAVSEEEEAANVFCSTCKMPIRAFDKLFGEHKDHEVAQLPSAVESEREEIHKNMCKLEEQIAQMENFASHLEEIFITVEENFGRQEQNFEAHYNDAVQVLAQKYEEQLEALGEEKRQKLEALYGQLVSCGERLDTCKELTDTTRELYLENDKANFMKAAVTMVDRLEEFLKKEVDLELSTLPDFEERVIDFSEVEQLMNSINTIPAPCAPVINPQAPNAATGTSLRVCWGLFSDDTVECYQLCYKPVSNERHSDEQAEHTLKVKETYCTITNLLPNTQYEFWVSALNASGISPPSERAVYVTAPSPPTIKSKKIRSCENAALVCWESRDINPVDSYMVELSKLTDEENGDIITESIVGIPNCEVLIHLQPTQSYRICVRALNLGGSSERSEPVLIHTTGTYFCLNEDTAHPLLAILDDGFTIACDELENPECDLPVYDNSFTRCIGILGSLIPFPGKHYWEVEVEEDTEYRIGVAFENTPRHGYLGANNSSWCMRHIITPSRHKYEFLHSGMTPDVRITVAPRRIGILLDYENCRLSFFNADIGQHLYAFSSHFQHYVHPCFVLETPGILRIHTGIAIPPWTALP; encoded by the exons ATGTCATCCAGATCTGGCAGCACAAGAGAGTATGAAACTAGTTACCAGTCGCCCAGTCATTCAGCTTCCCCACCAGTCCCAGAGTCTAGTGAGGCTGAAGGCTTGATATTTTATCACATGGATCTTTATGGATCAAAGGAGAGGTTTGATATCTTTCCCGAAGAGCCATCTGGTCAAGAAGACAGATCTCTGGGGGATACCAGAAAGGAATCTGCATTGAGTAGCGAAAAATTTCAGCGCTCGCAAGAAGCTGGATATGACTTGGAAAAGGAGGTTGCAGAGTTGGCTAAGATGTATGGACTTGATGAGGATAGAGAAAAAGAGCTTGAGCTTCTTGGAGGACATCTGGAGATGGTGGAAAGCAGATGGCCACCTGCTCGCACagaaaaagcaggatcacaaGGCTCCATATATAATGCATCAAAAAGCAGCTCTCCAGTGAAAGATCAAAGTCAAAGCACAAAGCAGCAGGGATTTCCTGGTGAGGCTTCTCAAGATGAAGATCAGAGCAAAGCCAGAGCAGAGGATGAGGCTGAGCGCCACACATGGTCCAGAGAGGGGCTTAGCAGTGGCGGCATGTCGGATGAGTGGAGCAGTCAGGCTgtcagtgaggaggaggaagcagcaaatGTTTTTTGCTCTACCTGCAAGATGCCAATCCGAGCTTTTGACAAACTGTTTGGTGAACACAAGGATCATGAGGTGGCACAGCTCCCCAGTGCTGTGGAAAGCGAAAGG GAGGAGATTCATAAAAATATGTGCAAGTTGGAAGAGCAGATTGCTCAGATGGAAAACTTTGCCAGTCACTTGGAGGAAATCTTCATCACCGTAGAG GAAAACTTTGGGAGGCAGGAGCAGAACTTCGAGGCGCATTACAACGATGCAGTGCAAGTGCTTGCTCAGAAGTACGAAGAACAGTTGGAAgcactgggggaagagaagaggcagaagcTGGAAGCTTTATATGGGCAGCTGGTCAGTTGTGGGGAACGTCTCGACACCTGCAAGGAGCTGACAGACACAACCCGGGAGCTTTACCTGGAAAATGACAAAGCCAATTTTATGAAG GCAGCAGTAACCATGGTTGACAG GCTAGAAGAATTCTTAAAGAAAGAAGTGGATTTAGAGCTTTCAACACTGCCAGACTTTGAAGAGCGGGTCATAGATTTCTCTGAAGTTGAACAACTGATGAACTCCATTAATACTATTCCAG CTCCTTGTGCCCCTGTGATCAATCCCCAGGCTCCCAATGCAGCAACTGGCACCTCACTGAGAGTTTGCTGGGGCCTCTTCTCAGATGACACTGTTGAGTGCTACCAACTGTGCTATAAACCAGTGAGCAACGAGAGGCACAGCGATGAACAAGCAG agcatACGCTAAAAGTCAAAGAAACATACTGCACCATTACTAATTTGTTGCCGAATACACAGTATGAATTTTGGGTCAGTGCTTTAAATGCCTCTGGTATCAGTCCACCAAGTGAAAGAGCAGTTTATGTAacag CTCCTTCACCACCTACCATAAAGAGTAAAAAGATCCGAAGCTGTGAAAACGCAGCACTGGTGTGCTGGGAATCTAGAGACATTAACCCTGTTGATTCCTATATGGTTGAATTGTCCAAGCTGACAGATGAAGAAAATGGCGATATTATTACTGA atCTATTGTTGGGATTCCTAACTGTGAAGTCCTAATTCACCTCCAGCCAACACAAAGCTATCGCATCTGTGTTAGAGCCCTAAACCTGGGTGGTTCCAGTGAAAGAAGTGAACCTGTCCTGATACACACCACAG GCACCTACTTCTGCCTTAACGAGGACACAGCCCATCCTTTACTGGCAATTCTAGATGATGGATTTACAATTGCATGCGATGAACTGGAAAACCCGGAGTGTGATCTGCCTGTCTATGATAACAGCTTTACAAG GTGTATTGGGATCCTGGGAAGTCTGAtcccatttccaggaaagcattACTGGGAGGTGGAAGTTGAGGAAGATACAGAGTACAGAATCGGCGTGGCTTTTGAAAACACTCCGAGACATGGTTATCTGGGGGCAAACAACTCATCCTGGTGCATGAGGCATATCATCACTCCATCGAG GCACAAGTACGAATTCCTGCACAGCGGGATGACGCCAGACGTCAGAATTACTGTCGCCCCCAGAAGGATTGGCATCCTGCTCGACTACGAGAACTGCAGACTGTCATTTTTCAATGCAGATATTGGCCAGCACCTTTACGCGTTCAGCTCACACTTCCAGCATTACGTCCACCCctgctttgttttggaaacaCCTGGTATCCTACGGATACATACTGGAATTGCAATACCCCCGTGGACTGCCCTCCCATAA
- the FSD2 gene encoding fibronectin type III and SPRY domain-containing protein 2 isoform X2 — translation MSSRSGSTREYETSYQSPSHSASPPVPESSEAEGLIFYHMDLYGSKERFDIFPEEPSGQEDRSLGDTRKESALSSEKFQRSQEAGYDLEKEVAELAKMYGLDEDREKELELLGGHLEMVESRWPPARTEKAGSQGSIYNASKSSSPVKDQSQSTKQQGFPGEASQDEDQSKARAEDEAERHTWSREGLSSGGMSDEWSSQAVSEEEEAANVFCSTCKMPIRAFDKLFGEHKDHEVAQLPSAVESEREEIHKNMCKLEEQIAQMENFASHLEEIFITVEENFGRQEQNFEAHYNDAVQVLAQKYEEQLEALGEEKRQKLEALYGQLVSCGERLDTCKELTDTTRELYLENDKANFMKAAVTMVDRLEEFLKKEVDLELSTLPDFEERVIDFSEVEQLMNSINTIPAPCAPVINPQAPNAATGTSLRVCWGLFSDDTVECYQLCYKPVSNERHSDEQAEHTLKVKETYCTITNLLPNTQYEFWVSALNASGISPPSERAVYVTAPSPPTIKSKKIRSCENAALVCWESRDINPVDSYMVELSKLTDEENGDIITESIVGIPNCEVLIHLQPTQSYRICVRALNLGGSSERSEPVLIHTTGTYFCLNEDTAHPLLAILDDGFTIACDELENPECDLPVYDNSFTRYTEEFQLQLMQGVLGSWEV, via the exons ATGTCATCCAGATCTGGCAGCACAAGAGAGTATGAAACTAGTTACCAGTCGCCCAGTCATTCAGCTTCCCCACCAGTCCCAGAGTCTAGTGAGGCTGAAGGCTTGATATTTTATCACATGGATCTTTATGGATCAAAGGAGAGGTTTGATATCTTTCCCGAAGAGCCATCTGGTCAAGAAGACAGATCTCTGGGGGATACCAGAAAGGAATCTGCATTGAGTAGCGAAAAATTTCAGCGCTCGCAAGAAGCTGGATATGACTTGGAAAAGGAGGTTGCAGAGTTGGCTAAGATGTATGGACTTGATGAGGATAGAGAAAAAGAGCTTGAGCTTCTTGGAGGACATCTGGAGATGGTGGAAAGCAGATGGCCACCTGCTCGCACagaaaaagcaggatcacaaGGCTCCATATATAATGCATCAAAAAGCAGCTCTCCAGTGAAAGATCAAAGTCAAAGCACAAAGCAGCAGGGATTTCCTGGTGAGGCTTCTCAAGATGAAGATCAGAGCAAAGCCAGAGCAGAGGATGAGGCTGAGCGCCACACATGGTCCAGAGAGGGGCTTAGCAGTGGCGGCATGTCGGATGAGTGGAGCAGTCAGGCTgtcagtgaggaggaggaagcagcaaatGTTTTTTGCTCTACCTGCAAGATGCCAATCCGAGCTTTTGACAAACTGTTTGGTGAACACAAGGATCATGAGGTGGCACAGCTCCCCAGTGCTGTGGAAAGCGAAAGG GAGGAGATTCATAAAAATATGTGCAAGTTGGAAGAGCAGATTGCTCAGATGGAAAACTTTGCCAGTCACTTGGAGGAAATCTTCATCACCGTAGAG GAAAACTTTGGGAGGCAGGAGCAGAACTTCGAGGCGCATTACAACGATGCAGTGCAAGTGCTTGCTCAGAAGTACGAAGAACAGTTGGAAgcactgggggaagagaagaggcagaagcTGGAAGCTTTATATGGGCAGCTGGTCAGTTGTGGGGAACGTCTCGACACCTGCAAGGAGCTGACAGACACAACCCGGGAGCTTTACCTGGAAAATGACAAAGCCAATTTTATGAAG GCAGCAGTAACCATGGTTGACAG GCTAGAAGAATTCTTAAAGAAAGAAGTGGATTTAGAGCTTTCAACACTGCCAGACTTTGAAGAGCGGGTCATAGATTTCTCTGAAGTTGAACAACTGATGAACTCCATTAATACTATTCCAG CTCCTTGTGCCCCTGTGATCAATCCCCAGGCTCCCAATGCAGCAACTGGCACCTCACTGAGAGTTTGCTGGGGCCTCTTCTCAGATGACACTGTTGAGTGCTACCAACTGTGCTATAAACCAGTGAGCAACGAGAGGCACAGCGATGAACAAGCAG agcatACGCTAAAAGTCAAAGAAACATACTGCACCATTACTAATTTGTTGCCGAATACACAGTATGAATTTTGGGTCAGTGCTTTAAATGCCTCTGGTATCAGTCCACCAAGTGAAAGAGCAGTTTATGTAacag CTCCTTCACCACCTACCATAAAGAGTAAAAAGATCCGAAGCTGTGAAAACGCAGCACTGGTGTGCTGGGAATCTAGAGACATTAACCCTGTTGATTCCTATATGGTTGAATTGTCCAAGCTGACAGATGAAGAAAATGGCGATATTATTACTGA atCTATTGTTGGGATTCCTAACTGTGAAGTCCTAATTCACCTCCAGCCAACACAAAGCTATCGCATCTGTGTTAGAGCCCTAAACCTGGGTGGTTCCAGTGAAAGAAGTGAACCTGTCCTGATACACACCACAG GCACCTACTTCTGCCTTAACGAGGACACAGCCCATCCTTTACTGGCAATTCTAGATGATGGATTTACAATTGCATGCGATGAACTGGAAAACCCGGAGTGTGATCTGCCTGTCTATGATAACAGCTTTACAAGGTATACAGAAGAATTTCAGTTGCAACTAATGCAAG GTGTATTGGGATCCTGGGAAGTCTGA